Proteins co-encoded in one Leptospira levettii genomic window:
- a CDS encoding OmpP1/FadL family transporter, whose product MLILKKNRKHNLNTIQKFIIHSILFLGICFLPVSLFPSEPFNNIQGFYGERAAGLAGAFTAIADDPSGAYYNPAGLGFTHNDGISISASNFKDVKRSYINIDTPGQRYNQTHQGFDPNFIGLLKNFDRWKFAFSIVNTYNYSYNRVDQVNYPLVSPSINSTRNYTKERYNQLLVGPSLAYLLNDKLSLGATLYYLNDTKEVSRTQFQQFSDLSYVMRSYVDNRRTSGLMPVLGIQYQPNPKLSLGFSYRRIFVTGGDRLYNEVYVDSTRRPGSSAVDFIEGTGSGASSIEQGVLTQKPKLVTSIPQTQEMRFGVAFFPTARFLASFDMIHTSGYKVRRNQDEISTFGRRVTYTINDTEVRELTRYSTTNFAAGMEYYLADTFSVLGGIYTNEPNTKPVSWTESAVDLYLQNTFGNQVSASSGDASVIYKVARSGTNPRNEYSRNKGFSLGFSWVTSKSSVSVTYIRETGYGNSRIDPNSLAQSFEYMAQSIYIMVSSRN is encoded by the coding sequence ATGTTAATCCTTAAAAAAAATCGTAAACACAACTTAAATACAATTCAGAAATTCATAATTCATTCCATATTATTTTTGGGTATCTGTTTTTTACCTGTCTCATTGTTTCCTTCGGAACCATTTAACAACATACAAGGATTTTATGGAGAAAGAGCAGCGGGACTAGCAGGTGCCTTTACTGCCATCGCTGACGATCCATCCGGTGCTTATTACAATCCTGCAGGGCTTGGGTTTACTCATAATGATGGGATATCGATCTCTGCGAGTAATTTTAAAGATGTCAAACGTAGTTATATCAATATAGACACACCAGGCCAAAGATACAACCAAACCCACCAAGGTTTTGATCCCAATTTCATTGGACTACTTAAAAACTTTGATCGATGGAAGTTTGCCTTTTCAATCGTCAATACTTATAACTATTCCTATAATCGAGTTGATCAGGTGAACTACCCTCTTGTATCTCCTTCGATTAATTCCACTCGGAATTATACAAAAGAACGATATAACCAACTTTTAGTCGGACCCAGTTTGGCATACCTTCTCAATGATAAACTTTCTCTAGGTGCCACACTGTATTACTTGAATGACACGAAGGAAGTTTCGAGAACCCAATTCCAACAATTCTCAGATCTAAGTTATGTGATGCGCTCGTATGTAGACAATCGTCGCACATCAGGACTCATGCCAGTCCTTGGGATCCAATACCAACCAAATCCTAAACTATCTTTAGGATTTAGTTATCGTCGAATTTTTGTTACCGGTGGGGACAGATTGTACAATGAAGTTTATGTTGATTCTACACGTAGACCAGGTTCCTCTGCTGTTGACTTTATTGAAGGGACTGGAAGTGGAGCCTCTTCGATTGAACAAGGAGTATTGACACAAAAACCGAAACTTGTCACGTCCATTCCGCAAACACAAGAAATGCGATTTGGTGTGGCTTTTTTCCCAACGGCAAGATTCTTAGCATCCTTTGATATGATTCATACCTCCGGTTATAAAGTAAGAAGGAACCAAGATGAGATTAGTACCTTCGGTCGACGTGTCACTTACACAATCAATGATACAGAGGTTAGAGAACTAACAAGGTATTCCACCACTAATTTTGCTGCTGGTATGGAATACTATTTGGCAGACACTTTTTCTGTGTTAGGTGGTATTTACACAAACGAACCAAATACAAAACCAGTTTCATGGACAGAATCGGCAGTTGATTTATACCTTCAAAATACCTTTGGTAACCAAGTATCGGCAAGTTCTGGTGACGCGAGTGTCATTTACAAAGTTGCTCGTTCTGGAACAAATCCTCGAAATGAATATTCAAGGAACAAAGGTTTCAGTTTGGGATTTTCATGGGTGACTTCAAAATCGTCAGTATCTGTTACCTATATCCGCGAAACAGGATATGGAAATTCTAGGATCGACCCAAATTCATTAGCCCAATCCTTTGAATATATGGCCCAGTCCATTTATATTATGGTTAGTTCCAGGAATTGA
- a CDS encoding M48 family metalloprotease produces MKSNTLSYLFLFVSVSLLAKGNVYVQSNKAKLLTQPKLNAEGSLLKIGEVLTPITEQGLFVQVRVEEKTGWVSKLFVSPLPPGTQMKLGITSNSSEAVVARQRASDFTKTAAARGLSETQKMRVRGEGELYDFESLRWLESVPLAFEETNPKEEKKTGITQSSSFFSFSSNSGLPVLGETKAEVKMGRSLAARLLKKYNLVRDLEFTRYLNSIASKLGSVSSRKDLEFRVGIIDSQEVNAFSCPGGYLFITTGTLKKIQTEAELAGIIAHEMGHVILFHNGEFKESNVFVDILSGLLSPPGSEVVNSAMATAITEMEKQFFETGRDAKVELEADEAAVGLVSQIGYSPLGLSSYLNTMSKSEGTDLLKKTHPETNLRIAKLVFIESSVSMEGTPVIIDRWSDYKKRLTTNETK; encoded by the coding sequence ATGAAGTCGAACACTTTATCCTATTTATTCCTTTTTGTCAGTGTTTCACTACTTGCAAAAGGTAATGTTTATGTGCAAAGCAACAAAGCAAAGTTACTGACGCAACCTAAGTTAAATGCAGAAGGAAGTCTTTTAAAAATAGGAGAAGTACTAACGCCTATCACCGAACAAGGGCTCTTTGTCCAAGTGCGAGTCGAAGAGAAAACAGGTTGGGTCTCAAAATTATTTGTTTCTCCTCTCCCACCTGGAACACAGATGAAATTAGGCATCACTTCTAATTCCTCGGAAGCTGTTGTGGCGAGGCAACGTGCTTCTGATTTTACGAAAACCGCTGCTGCAAGAGGGCTATCTGAAACCCAAAAGATGAGAGTGCGTGGAGAAGGAGAATTGTATGATTTTGAATCCTTACGTTGGCTTGAATCCGTACCATTGGCTTTTGAGGAAACAAATCCAAAAGAAGAAAAAAAAACTGGGATCACACAAAGTTCGAGTTTTTTTTCATTCTCATCTAATTCTGGATTACCAGTACTTGGGGAAACAAAAGCGGAAGTGAAGATGGGCCGTTCACTTGCGGCAAGACTATTGAAAAAATACAATTTAGTTCGTGATTTAGAATTCACAAGGTATCTCAATTCCATCGCATCAAAGTTAGGTTCTGTTTCATCTCGTAAAGATTTGGAATTTCGAGTAGGGATCATTGATTCACAAGAAGTAAATGCATTTTCCTGTCCTGGTGGTTATTTGTTTATCACCACAGGCACTCTAAAAAAAATCCAAACGGAGGCAGAGTTAGCTGGTATCATTGCACATGAGATGGGTCATGTGATTTTATTTCATAATGGTGAATTCAAAGAATCGAATGTATTTGTTGATATCCTTTCTGGATTATTATCTCCACCAGGCAGTGAGGTTGTCAATTCAGCGATGGCAACTGCGATCACTGAAATGGAAAAACAATTTTTTGAAACAGGCCGAGATGCAAAGGTGGAATTAGAGGCGGATGAGGCAGCTGTAGGTCTTGTTTCTCAAATAGGATATTCTCCACTGGGATTGTCTAGTTATCTAAATACAATGTCAAAATCAGAAGGTACGGACCTTCTGAAAAAAACACATCCTGAAACAAATTTAAGAATCGCAAAACTCGTGTTTATTGAATCTTCGGTGTCAATGGAAGGAACTCCTGTCATCATTGACCGTTGGAGTGATTACAAAAAACGATTAACAACAAATGAAACAAAATAA
- a CDS encoding patatin-like phospholipase family protein, with the protein MKRIRKSKIPTLAQYLTLADLFKNLPHSVLREMMAHTVREFLKGGEILFLEQSDGNDLYILAAGKLRYEKRSADGSIRDVGEFKRLDIIGELSLFTGEKRSATVKAVRDSELIRVPREVALSILLKYPESLLQITKIIAERLAHAKTETKGFVPQAKTFTLLSSLPEKVILDMIHYLGIVFLRYGSFYVVDESMFNDRMKELDKLEEADREPWIIRFFTQIEAEYDYIFYLVKDEGKLSPYAERTLRQSDTFVYIKDADEDPNCIQLESLIDKRKFSDRNHVLVLLQPNRELVREGTIKHLEKRRFHRHFHVHLERMDTWERLGRGLLGKSIGLALGGGGAKGFAHLGVLKALEENSIPIDMVSGTSAGSIFAALIAMGESSEGSKVKAKEFWVSKDLLNEYTIPILSLTTGRKYTEAIRNFFGEIQIEDLWIPYFAVATNLSHSEIHVQEVGSLWKAIRASTSIPGIVPPFIDDGIVYVDGGVLDNVPGITLKEKGVGKVISVDVFGDIYPDQDRELCEYFDANKPGVMTNPIFQMTNLINFQDILKPKFPPIGDIIIRSILASSRERIRQTEKISDLFLQIPTNNFGLLDWFAYERLIELGYISSSQKIKMNREKFLNPSLQSV; encoded by the coding sequence GTGAAACGGATCCGAAAATCTAAAATTCCGACTCTTGCACAGTATTTGACATTGGCGGATTTGTTTAAAAACCTCCCACATTCCGTGTTACGCGAAATGATGGCACATACAGTTCGTGAATTTTTAAAAGGGGGAGAGATTCTCTTTTTGGAACAATCGGATGGAAATGATTTGTACATTTTGGCTGCCGGAAAACTTCGTTACGAAAAACGAAGTGCAGATGGTAGTATCCGAGATGTAGGTGAATTCAAACGTCTCGATATCATAGGGGAGCTGAGTTTATTTACAGGAGAAAAACGTTCTGCGACTGTAAAGGCAGTGCGAGACTCCGAACTCATCCGAGTTCCAAGAGAAGTGGCTTTATCCATTCTTTTAAAATACCCAGAAAGTTTACTTCAGATTACGAAAATCATCGCAGAACGATTGGCTCATGCCAAAACGGAAACAAAAGGTTTTGTCCCACAGGCAAAAACCTTCACCTTACTTTCCTCACTGCCTGAAAAAGTGATTTTGGATATGATTCATTATCTAGGAATCGTTTTCCTTCGGTATGGATCTTTTTATGTTGTCGATGAATCGATGTTCAACGATCGAATGAAGGAATTGGACAAATTAGAGGAAGCAGATCGTGAACCTTGGATCATTCGCTTTTTCACTCAAATTGAAGCCGAATACGATTATATTTTTTATCTTGTGAAGGACGAAGGCAAATTAAGTCCTTATGCCGAAAGGACTTTACGCCAGTCTGATACATTTGTTTATATCAAAGATGCAGATGAGGATCCAAATTGTATCCAATTGGAATCACTCATCGATAAACGTAAGTTTAGTGATCGTAATCATGTTCTTGTCTTACTCCAGCCAAACCGAGAATTGGTTCGCGAAGGAACAATTAAACATCTAGAGAAAAGGAGATTCCATCGTCATTTCCATGTCCATTTAGAACGAATGGACACTTGGGAAAGATTGGGGAGGGGTTTACTTGGAAAATCAATAGGCCTTGCATTAGGTGGTGGTGGTGCCAAAGGGTTTGCCCATTTAGGTGTATTAAAAGCTTTAGAAGAAAATTCGATTCCCATTGATATGGTTTCTGGTACAAGTGCCGGTTCCATTTTTGCTGCTCTCATTGCGATGGGGGAATCAAGTGAAGGGAGTAAAGTCAAAGCCAAGGAATTTTGGGTATCAAAAGATCTATTAAATGAATATACAATTCCTATTTTATCATTAACAACTGGGAGAAAATACACGGAAGCCATTCGGAATTTTTTTGGAGAGATTCAGATTGAAGACTTGTGGATTCCTTATTTTGCAGTCGCAACAAATCTTTCGCATTCCGAAATCCATGTACAAGAAGTTGGGAGTCTATGGAAAGCAATCCGTGCCAGTACTTCCATTCCCGGTATTGTACCTCCTTTTATTGATGATGGAATCGTTTATGTGGATGGGGGAGTTCTTGACAATGTTCCTGGCATCACTCTAAAGGAGAAAGGTGTTGGAAAAGTGATTTCGGTAGATGTATTTGGTGACATTTATCCAGACCAAGACCGCGAACTTTGTGAATACTTTGATGCAAACAAACCTGGTGTAATGACAAATCCCATCTTTCAAATGACAAACCTTATCAATTTCCAAGACATCTTAAAACCGAAATTTCCACCTATTGGAGATATCATCATCCGATCGATTTTAGCATCGAGCCGAGAACGAATCCGCCAAACAGAAAAAATTTCAGATTTGTTTTTACAAATCCCTACCAATAATTTTGGATTACTTGATTGGTTTGCGTATGAACGTTTGATTGAGCTTGGATATATTTCCTCTTCCCAGAAAATTAAAATGAACCGAGAGAAATTTTTAAATCCTTCTTTACAATCAGTTTAG
- a CDS encoding patatin-like phospholipase family protein, with amino-acid sequence MAKKKALVLSGGGARGAYQAGVLRYLEEINWKPDIICGTSVGAINACAIGSGMDSKKLSELWLKLNQKHIMRYSVWNMLKGLFRRKYYPLVETYPLKKFIHEHLDFSHLNESKTKVIISAVNILSSELRFFENPKLQIEHLLASSAIPMIFPWQVIDGEPYWDGGVMANTPILPALTHEASDIVVVLLSPVGSSAIMETPVTKDEALQRLFELYLLGSYKSVEQGLEYRKSVMNGLTSIENFLLNLRTQFTNAKISVIAPKQMLGFGSILNFKKEQAEKLLVQGYDDTKEFFQTKSKKK; translated from the coding sequence ATGGCAAAAAAGAAAGCATTGGTATTGTCTGGTGGTGGTGCAAGAGGTGCCTACCAAGCAGGTGTGTTACGATATTTAGAAGAAATCAATTGGAAACCAGATATAATTTGTGGAACATCTGTTGGAGCGATCAATGCATGTGCCATTGGTTCTGGAATGGATTCAAAAAAATTATCCGAATTATGGTTAAAACTGAATCAAAAACATATCATGCGTTATTCGGTATGGAATATGTTAAAAGGATTGTTTCGAAGAAAATACTATCCTTTGGTAGAGACATATCCTTTAAAAAAATTCATTCATGAACATTTAGACTTTAGTCACTTAAACGAGTCAAAAACAAAGGTAATCATTTCGGCCGTTAATATTTTATCATCAGAGCTTAGATTCTTTGAAAATCCAAAACTGCAGATTGAACATTTACTTGCTTCTTCGGCCATTCCCATGATTTTTCCGTGGCAAGTGATTGATGGAGAACCTTATTGGGATGGGGGGGTGATGGCAAATACTCCGATTCTTCCAGCATTAACACATGAAGCTTCCGATATCGTTGTGGTATTACTTTCGCCCGTTGGAAGTTCGGCGATTATGGAAACTCCTGTGACAAAGGATGAGGCATTACAAAGGTTATTTGAACTCTACTTACTTGGTTCCTATAAAAGTGTAGAACAAGGATTGGAATACCGAAAATCTGTGATGAATGGTCTCACATCAATTGAGAATTTTCTCCTGAACCTAAGGACACAATTTACGAACGCTAAAATTTCTGTCATCGCCCCAAAACAAATGTTAGGTTTTGGTAGTATTCTCAATTTTAAGAAAGAACAAGCTGAAAAACTCTTAGTGCAAGGTTATGATGACACTAAAGAATTTTTCCAAACCAAATCTAAGAAAAAATGA
- a CDS encoding adenylate/guanylate cyclase domain-containing protein — MKQNKILFPIFLMVVIPTLLTTFISFFRFSTTLDRKLSDALFHLLPSHHTFSKDIVIIDIDEQSIAKYADHPELGQWPWKRHIYPTLIGYTKLLTPPKFTLIDIMFTERSDYDDALVIANESLGEISHAANFRNGGIVIPRKSIDTISQKFSVPLSTNIPFPKYENASFPIGQIAETAPTIHVVNVISDSDGILRRFSPFVSWNGLYFPTLATQAFALGDPFTVETKESNVYLEKEGTKRIIPIGKDGLVRAYFYTEDELRNIPRYSAAGIIESLEKLNSGEVEDPDTLLVPPKLFADKIVLIGTSAAATHDDVVTPHGLFPGVIAQAVFASNLTEGHLLKELPVAYGFLFTILILFVGVLVLFINQWHLLKNIYPIFAISLFLGLFYFLYRMDYVLSTYSFVFGFPVSYLLGFAYLTYTEGKEKRKFNHILRNLVDPEVVSVALENMESLKRGGEWEITAFFSDVAGFSSISEELSATDLAKLLNEYLSAMTNVLKANSGTLDKYIGDAIVGIFGAPIQNMEHPKLACKTALEMVKELEGLRKEWNERGDYTPLARAMVFRIGLNCGLAKVGFMGTDSLASYTMMGDTVNLAARLEAAAKDYGVSILVSENIEVACKDTFSFRFLDWIRVKGKEAPVKIYSLESFKDEISPVSAKAFEEYEFGFSEYSKRNWETAIEHFKNVSKILGKEDVSSHLLIKRCQTLFQNPPPVDWDGVYTRTSK; from the coding sequence ATGAAACAAAATAAAATACTCTTCCCAATTTTTTTAATGGTAGTGATTCCGACTTTACTCACTACTTTCATTTCCTTTTTCCGATTTTCTACGACATTAGATCGAAAATTATCAGATGCATTGTTTCATCTATTACCTTCCCATCATACATTTTCAAAAGACATTGTGATCATTGACATCGATGAGCAGAGTATTGCCAAATATGCAGACCATCCAGAGCTCGGGCAGTGGCCTTGGAAACGTCATATTTATCCCACTCTCATCGGATACACAAAACTCCTCACCCCACCGAAATTTACACTCATCGATATCATGTTCACTGAGAGATCGGATTATGATGATGCTTTGGTTATCGCTAACGAAAGTTTGGGGGAGATTTCCCATGCAGCTAATTTCCGAAATGGTGGGATAGTGATTCCTAGAAAAAGTATCGATACCATTAGTCAAAAATTCAGTGTTCCTTTGAGTACAAATATTCCTTTTCCAAAATATGAAAATGCATCCTTTCCCATTGGTCAAATTGCAGAAACTGCTCCCACTATCCATGTGGTGAATGTGATATCGGATAGTGATGGGATATTAAGGAGATTTTCCCCCTTTGTAAGCTGGAATGGATTGTATTTCCCAACACTTGCGACGCAAGCATTCGCATTAGGTGATCCTTTCACTGTAGAAACAAAAGAATCCAATGTTTACTTAGAAAAAGAAGGAACAAAACGAATCATTCCCATTGGAAAAGATGGGCTCGTAAGAGCTTATTTTTATACAGAAGATGAGTTGAGAAATATTCCTAGGTATTCAGCAGCAGGGATCATTGAATCATTAGAAAAGTTAAACAGTGGTGAGGTGGAAGATCCAGACACACTCCTTGTGCCTCCCAAATTGTTTGCAGATAAAATTGTCCTAATTGGTACTTCTGCTGCAGCTACACATGATGATGTTGTCACTCCCCACGGATTGTTTCCTGGTGTGATTGCTCAGGCTGTGTTTGCTTCGAATTTAACAGAAGGGCATTTACTAAAAGAATTACCTGTGGCGTATGGATTTCTATTTACAATTTTAATTTTGTTTGTTGGTGTTCTTGTTTTGTTTATTAACCAATGGCATTTATTGAAGAATATTTATCCAATATTTGCAATCTCTTTGTTTCTCGGATTGTTCTATTTCCTTTATCGAATGGATTATGTATTGTCTACTTATTCTTTTGTGTTTGGATTCCCAGTTTCCTACTTACTTGGATTTGCTTATTTAACTTACACAGAAGGAAAGGAAAAACGAAAATTCAATCACATCTTACGGAACTTAGTCGATCCTGAAGTGGTGAGTGTTGCTCTCGAGAATATGGAATCCTTAAAAAGAGGAGGGGAGTGGGAAATTACTGCCTTTTTTTCGGATGTTGCTGGTTTCTCCTCCATTAGTGAGGAATTAAGTGCAACAGATTTAGCAAAGTTATTAAATGAATACCTTTCCGCTATGACCAATGTTTTAAAAGCCAATTCAGGAACTTTGGATAAATACATTGGCGATGCAATCGTTGGTATTTTCGGTGCTCCTATCCAAAACATGGAACACCCAAAACTTGCTTGTAAGACCGCTCTTGAAATGGTGAAAGAGTTGGAAGGTTTAAGAAAAGAATGGAATGAAAGAGGGGATTATACACCACTAGCACGCGCTATGGTATTTCGTATCGGACTTAACTGTGGTTTGGCTAAAGTTGGATTTATGGGAACAGATAGTTTGGCATCCTACACGATGATGGGTGATACAGTAAACTTAGCTGCGAGGTTAGAAGCTGCTGCCAAAGATTATGGTGTCTCAATCTTAGTTTCAGAAAACATCGAAGTCGCTTGTAAGGACACATTTTCCTTTCGATTTTTGGATTGGATCCGTGTGAAGGGAAAAGAAGCTCCAGTGAAAATCTATAGTTTAGAATCATTTAAAGATGAAATTTCGCCAGTTTCTGCCAAAGCATTCGAAGAGTATGAATTCGGTTTTTCCGAATATTCCAAACGAAATTGGGAAACTGCCATCGAACATTTTAAGAATGTTTCTAAAATACTAGGGAAAGAAGATGTGAGTAGCCACTTACTTATCAAACGTTGCCAAACTTTGTTCCAAAACCCACCACCTGTCGACTGGGATGGCGTTTACACCCGTACGTCAAAATAA
- a CDS encoding C40 family peptidase, translating to MLSKEYHLSIFILVFLFPWFLHSQNLDTLLESGYNKQETLLIRSEIRKKLGDRANQKEIQNIIQSLRVWAVFETMSPSEFALEVERFVILKDHGYDWEETEDLIPYLITTKPNKKEIPFLGKFYREMKLSQLSEEEMLNFFQTAKSKSWTGETLFVVGRLYVLLRKQESNPNVILKQLEKKIPKNILTLNSEKQKKLMLEMKPESKNSDFAKRWNTVIEDTISVLSGKNTIDDFKVSDRRTEIIWNEEGEWITNERPKLDPNLIFMEEQTTSQTTEAQNVSKRKLVDPVGRLWIGTPYLYGGYSKRGVDCSGLTKSILTDPKIGMKEKAIPRSAKDQSQIGKFVPREKQEIGNLVFFSASPNTKKITHVGMVLENGKFIHASTSRGVVIQSLDEKWWKERYVTGRDIFL from the coding sequence ATGTTATCAAAAGAATACCATCTATCTATTTTTATATTGGTTTTCCTTTTCCCTTGGTTTTTACATTCACAAAATTTAGACACACTTTTAGAATCAGGTTATAATAAACAAGAAACCTTACTCATTCGAAGTGAAATTCGAAAGAAACTAGGTGACCGAGCAAACCAAAAAGAAATCCAAAACATCATCCAATCTTTACGTGTGTGGGCGGTATTTGAAACCATGTCACCTTCGGAATTTGCATTGGAAGTAGAAAGGTTTGTGATTTTAAAAGATCACGGATATGATTGGGAAGAGACGGAAGATTTAATTCCCTATCTCATCACAACCAAACCTAACAAAAAAGAGATTCCGTTTTTAGGTAAGTTTTATCGGGAAATGAAATTAAGCCAACTGTCTGAGGAAGAAATGTTAAATTTTTTCCAAACTGCAAAGAGTAAATCTTGGACGGGCGAAACATTATTTGTGGTTGGTCGATTGTATGTTCTGTTGCGAAAACAAGAATCCAATCCAAATGTAATTCTCAAACAATTAGAAAAAAAAATACCCAAGAATATCCTTACACTCAATTCAGAAAAACAAAAAAAACTGATGTTAGAGATGAAACCAGAGTCAAAGAATTCTGATTTTGCCAAACGTTGGAATACGGTCATTGAGGATACGATCTCTGTTCTTTCTGGGAAAAATACGATTGATGATTTTAAAGTTTCTGATCGTAGGACAGAAATAATTTGGAATGAAGAAGGAGAATGGATCACAAATGAAAGACCAAAACTAGATCCAAATCTCATTTTTATGGAAGAACAAACTACCTCCCAAACAACAGAAGCACAGAATGTTTCCAAACGTAAGTTAGTGGATCCAGTTGGTAGATTATGGATCGGAACACCATATTTGTATGGAGGTTATTCCAAACGAGGAGTTGACTGTTCTGGATTGACAAAATCCATCTTAACGGATCCAAAAATTGGAATGAAGGAGAAGGCCATTCCTCGCTCAGCAAAAGACCAATCACAAATTGGTAAATTTGTTCCCAGGGAAAAACAAGAAATTGGAAATTTGGTTTTTTTCTCTGCGTCTCCCAATACTAAAAAGATCACACATGTGGGTATGGTATTAGAAAATGGAAAATTTATCCACGCTTCAACGAGCAGAGGTGTTGTCATTCAATCCCTAGATGAAAAATGGTGGAAGGAAAGGTATGTTACAGGTAGAGATATCTTTCTTTAG